The proteins below come from a single Pararge aegeria chromosome 23, ilParAegt1.1, whole genome shotgun sequence genomic window:
- the LOC120634414 gene encoding uncharacterized protein LOC120634414 yields MKFQTRVRCQTIVILCYAVLSSADQDYDNKLTKLWSLSSASNSDGSAVVNVTSASIVIPSSYSSDPVSARTSRVSKNFTPYAFRPRAIPLKRVEETPQEKNVYYTQDNKYKTEILFPGNYFAIPKEKSTEIKEPAYNPLRSGSFEPQAIPLIRSQGLEKRSLDVNIDPITEEPEALPEPQSASRRSLSYILGAEDEEDSEDDEDGEYETEDDSGKGGALSGHRIKHKLKKAKKYSKYMMPLLLAYKLKYFALVPVMIGGLILLVGATGMAGFFFALFAAVMGLQKGGY; encoded by the exons ATGAAGTTCCAAACAAGGGTGCGGTGTCAAACGATAGTGATTTTGTGTTACGCTGTCCTATCGTCAGCTGATCAAGACTACGATAATAAGCTTACTAAACTATGGTCTTTGTCAAGTGCCTCAAATAGTGATGGTTCGGCAGTTGTGAATGTGACCAGTGCCTCTATAGTGATACCTTCAAGTTACAGCAGTGACCCAGTTTCAGCAAGGACATCTAGAGTTTCCAAAAATTTTACCCCGTACGCATTTCGACCGCGAGCGATACCACTGAAGCGAGTAGAAGAAACGCCACAAGAAAAGAATGTCTATTATACAcaggataataaatataaaacggaGATACTTTTCCCTGGCAATTATTTCGCGATTCCCAAAGAGAAAAGTACGGAGATTAAGGAACCCGCGTACAACCCCCTCAGAAGTGGATCGTTCGAACCGCAGGCGATACCTTTGATAAGGAGTCAGGGATTAGAGAAAAGATCACTTGATGTCAATATAGATCCAATCACTGAGGAGCCTGAAGCATTACCGGAGCCACAATCAGCTTCAAGAAGATCATTGTCGT ATATCTTAGGAGCTGAAGACGAAGAAGACAGTGAGGACGATGAAGATGGAGAATACGAAACTGAAGATGATTCTGGAAAAGGAGGAGCACTTAGTGGTCACAGAATCAAGCACAAACTCAAGAAAGCtaagaaatattcaaaatacaTGATGCCTTTACTTCTAGCGTACAAATTGAAGTACTTTGCCCTAGTTCCAGTAATGATTGGTGGTTTGATTCTGCTAGTAGGCGCGACTGGAATGGCAGGGTTCTTCTTTGCCTTATTCGCAGCTGTTATGGGCTTGCAAAAGGGTGGATATTAG
- the LOC120634343 gene encoding uncharacterized protein LOC120634343 → MKVLCAFLIVAVAACAAAPGSIDDNRIELFSGVAIEKDSTGDEKIKVNFEPGELKEAARTFEEARGKIKKYAPLLAGIGVKVVAVIGLLFGALTLMVTKALVVAKLAFLAATALGVHKYLGGEGFGSISKASGFGSAPQQWTSPTAQAATYPYARSVNAQDANDLAYKAQIPS, encoded by the exons atgaAAGTGCTTTGTGCGTTCCTGATTGTTGCGGTGGCAGCCTGCGCTGCGGCCCCTGGTTCCATTGATGATAACAGAATCGAACTGTTTTCCGGGGTGGCTATTGAAAA AGATTCAACAGGAGATGAAAAAATAAAGGTTAATTTTGAACCTGGTGAACTGAAAGAGGCCGCAAGAACGTTTGAAGAAG CACGAGGCAAAATTAAGAAGTATGCACCGCTCCTCGCTGGTATTGGCGTAAAGGTGGTAGCGGTAATTGGTCTGCTATTCGGTGCTCTAACTCTGATGGTGACCAAGGCCCTGGTGGTGGCCAAGCTGGCGTTCCTCGCTGCAACCGCCTTAGGAGTGCACAAATACCTTGGTGGAGAAGGTTTCGGTAGTATAAGCAAG GCTTCTGGGTTTGGTTCGGCgccccagcagtggacgtccccTACGGCGCAAGCGGCGACGTACCCTTACGCCAGATCAGTAAACGCGCAAGACGCGAACGACCTAGCATATAAAGCACAAATACCTTCCTAA